In one window of Littorina saxatilis isolate snail1 linkage group LG11, US_GU_Lsax_2.0, whole genome shotgun sequence DNA:
- the LOC138979483 gene encoding uncharacterized protein, whose amino-acid sequence MLLKEVCTAVCFRVDGLRLAYGYYPGWGVDENCQETKGMQELAQLCKLMLRTEDKHKELYGAIVNNATCRYTEKSKRRHVWKLMPSGGNGWLSSLSCMVRS is encoded by the exons atgttGTTGAAGGAA GTATGCACCGCTGTGTGTTTCAGGGTGGACGGGCTGCGGCTGGCGTACGGGTACTACCCGGGGTGGGGGGTGGACGAGAACTGCCAGGAGACCAAGGGCATGCAGGAGCTGGCCCAGCTGTGCAAGCTGATGCTGCGTACCGAAGACAAGCACAAGGAGCTCTACGGCGCCATC GTGAACAATGCCACGTGCCGCTACACGGAGAAGAGCAAGCGACGCCACGTGTGGAAGCTGATGCCAAGTGGCGGCAACGGCTGGCTCAGCAGTCTGTCCTGCATGGTCAGGTCGTGA